In Thermus oshimai DSM 12092, a single genomic region encodes these proteins:
- a CDS encoding ParB/RepB/Spo0J family partition protein, which produces MEPDPEILELPLSLIVPWEDQPRRGPKGDYALVESIRALGVLEPLIVYRDGEVYRLVAGERRYWAAREAGLERVPVRVVPKPDPGTLHQMALAENLTRAPLDAFETVEAVLKHAFLNFGHTEESFLELLRRTRTDHEGARRRRTHLDPLRHEGLKALREILRGFPIAPLTFVVKYAHLFRLPPEVRRALAGAGLSLQEALELVRDPAKLERIREWMGRLERGEVFTPLSPGEHLWRVARNVARYRPKPPRPRGPLGQLQGIVERLERLYEKAPEGWAPRLREALDSLTSILEEEGELEDGYEAPEDDGGDEEGGEG; this is translated from the coding sequence ATGGAGCCGGATCCTGAAATCCTCGAACTCCCCCTTTCCCTCATCGTCCCTTGGGAGGACCAGCCCCGCCGCGGCCCCAAGGGGGACTACGCCCTCGTGGAGAGCATCCGCGCCCTGGGGGTCCTGGAGCCCCTCATCGTCTACCGGGACGGGGAGGTCTACCGCCTGGTGGCCGGGGAGCGGCGCTACTGGGCCGCCAGGGAGGCGGGGCTGGAGCGGGTGCCGGTGCGGGTCGTCCCCAAACCCGACCCCGGCACCCTTCACCAGATGGCCCTGGCGGAGAACCTCACCCGGGCGCCCCTGGACGCCTTCGAGACCGTGGAGGCCGTCCTGAAGCACGCCTTCCTGAACTTCGGCCACACGGAGGAGTCCTTCCTGGAGCTCCTCCGCCGCACCCGGACGGACCACGAGGGGGCCCGGCGGAGGAGGACCCACCTCGACCCCCTCCGCCACGAGGGGCTCAAGGCCCTGCGGGAGATCCTGAGGGGGTTCCCCATAGCCCCCCTGACCTTCGTGGTCAAGTACGCCCATCTTTTCAGGCTCCCCCCCGAGGTGCGGAGGGCCCTGGCGGGGGCGGGCCTCTCCCTGCAGGAGGCCCTGGAGCTGGTTCGGGACCCCGCCAAGCTGGAGCGGATCAGGGAATGGATGGGGCGGCTGGAGAGGGGGGAGGTCTTCACCCCCCTCTCCCCCGGGGAGCACCTCTGGAGGGTGGCCAGGAACGTGGCCCGCTACCGCCCCAAGCCCCCCCGCCCCCGGGGCCCCCTGGGCCAGCTCCAGGGGATCGTGGAACGCCTGGAGCGCCTCTACGAGAAGGCCCCCGAGGGGTGGGCCCCCCGCCTGAGGGAGGCTTTGGATAGCCTCACCTCCATCCTGGAGGAGGAAGGGGAGCTTGAGGACGGCTATGAGGCCCCCGAGGACGATGGGGGCGATGAGGAAGGAGGTGAAGGCTAG
- a CDS encoding DUF6883 domain-containing protein, translating into MGFSRQNPEALAQALVVQAREAPEREVQPAPEGEKLICIGPLATPSGKRPWVVSVWYLERGKDTARLVTAYPYRRREDAGR; encoded by the coding sequence TTGGGGTTCTCCCGCCAGAACCCCGAGGCCCTTGCCCAGGCCCTCGTCGTCCAGGCCCGAGAGGCCCCGGAAAGAGAGGTCCAGCCCGCCCCCGAAGGGGAAAAGCTGATCTGCATCGGTCCCCTCGCCACCCCTTCCGGAAAACGCCCGTGGGTGGTGAGCGTTTGGTACCTTGAAAGGGGAAAGGACACGGCCCGCCTAGTGACGGCCTATCCCTATAGGAGGCGCGAGGATGCGGGAAGGTGA
- a CDS encoding DUF4926 domain-containing protein, whose protein sequence is MREGDLVALKVDRPESGLRKGDVGAVVLVYPGGETYAVEFVDHRGETVALLDLTREEVEPLRGSAILHLRETA, encoded by the coding sequence ATGCGGGAAGGTGACCTGGTGGCCCTAAAAGTGGACCGGCCAGAATCCGGCCTGAGGAAAGGGGACGTGGGGGCTGTGGTCCTGGTCTACCCGGGAGGGGAGACCTACGCGGTGGAGTTCGTGGACCACCGCGGGGAGACGGTGGCCCTCCTGGACCTCACCCGGGAGGAGGTGGAACCCCTCCGGGGCTCGGCCATTCTGCACCTGAGGGAAACGGCCTAG
- a CDS encoding M12 family metallopeptidase has product MRWTKVSLALGFLLAACSLQGIKAPPSVAWERVQVEFPDGTLGEVWGQVLPHDPEHLLVEGDILVPRLSSGLRPQGVSLEPQVLWGRLWPNGVVPYVLDESLTEAHRQVFQQAVAHIEDQTPVRFKPREGEVDYVRVLADREPGTCYSYGGRKGGEQRLGVYCGWEGIPSMSTVVHELLHALGFWHEQNRPDRDEWVEVRWENIVEQYAYNFYKYGYNARSHTPYDYASVMHYSAYAFSKNGQPTLVPKKADLSAIGQRNGLSPGDVEAIRALYATPFLRLQSFVSYYASSRPRAYSFSRKLANTGAVALKVTQVEAEGFVEGVEGLALPLTLAPGEEVDLSFRAAPCSTLGFEEARVRLWVEGRPEPYRASLIRACFTRWPEEKVVVQATSLGDGRVQLTYAEWGFATRYALEARVEGNPVEVSPSLLEAERQSALYTALVQVAPEGRGKEVCFTLTPLNSSLSEPAPGTACTPVP; this is encoded by the coding sequence ATGAGGTGGACCAAGGTAAGCTTGGCGCTCGGTTTCCTTTTGGCGGCCTGCTCCCTCCAGGGGATCAAGGCACCCCCCTCCGTGGCCTGGGAGCGGGTCCAGGTGGAGTTTCCAGATGGAACCCTGGGGGAGGTGTGGGGGCAGGTGCTGCCCCATGACCCGGAGCACCTCCTGGTGGAGGGGGACATCCTGGTGCCCAGGCTGTCCTCAGGGCTCCGCCCCCAAGGGGTGAGCCTGGAGCCCCAGGTCCTGTGGGGGCGGCTATGGCCCAACGGGGTGGTGCCCTATGTGCTGGACGAATCCCTAACCGAGGCCCACCGGCAGGTCTTCCAGCAAGCGGTGGCCCACATCGAGGACCAGACCCCCGTCCGCTTCAAGCCCCGGGAGGGGGAGGTGGACTACGTGCGGGTCTTGGCCGACAGGGAGCCTGGCACCTGCTACTCCTACGGGGGCCGGAAGGGCGGGGAGCAGCGTCTGGGCGTCTACTGCGGCTGGGAGGGGATACCTTCCATGAGCACGGTGGTCCACGAGCTCCTCCACGCTCTGGGCTTTTGGCACGAGCAGAACCGCCCCGACCGGGACGAGTGGGTGGAGGTGAGGTGGGAGAACATCGTTGAGCAATACGCCTACAATTTCTACAAATACGGCTACAACGCCCGTTCCCACACCCCCTACGACTACGCCTCCGTGATGCACTACTCCGCCTACGCCTTCTCCAAAAACGGCCAGCCCACCCTAGTCCCCAAGAAGGCCGACCTCTCCGCCATCGGCCAGCGGAACGGTCTCTCCCCGGGGGATGTGGAGGCCATCCGGGCCCTCTACGCCACCCCCTTCCTCCGCCTGCAGAGCTTTGTGAGCTACTACGCTTCCTCTCGGCCCCGCGCCTACTCCTTCTCCCGAAAGCTGGCCAACACCGGAGCAGTGGCCCTGAAGGTCACCCAAGTAGAAGCGGAGGGGTTTGTGGAGGGGGTGGAGGGTCTCGCCCTGCCCCTCACCCTGGCCCCGGGGGAGGAGGTGGACCTTTCCTTTAGGGCCGCCCCCTGCAGCACCCTTGGCTTTGAGGAGGCCAGGGTGCGGCTCTGGGTGGAGGGCCGGCCGGAACCTTACCGGGCAAGCCTGATCCGGGCCTGTTTCACCCGCTGGCCGGAGGAAAAGGTGGTGGTGCAGGCCACCTCCCTTGGGGACGGCCGGGTCCAGCTCACCTACGCGGAGTGGGGGTTTGCGACCCGATATGCCCTAGAGGCCAGGGTGGAGGGGAACCCCGTGGAGGTCAGCCCATCGCTCCTGGAGGCGGAACGCCAGTCCGCCCTCTACACCGCCCTGGTCCAGGTGGCTCCGGAGGGGAGGGGAAAGGAGGTCTGCTTCACCCTAACCCCCCTGAACTCCTCCCTGAGCGAGCCCGCACCGGGCACGGCCTGCACCCCCGTGCCCTGA